The genomic window ATTTACACAATGAATGTAATTTTTGTGTGTAGCCTTATTGTGTAGCCTGTGACAAACTGTAAAAGTGGATGTTTTATTCTAGCTACATATACTCAACAGATATTTCCCTTGAGTGTGCATAAACACTAGCCATTGAATTTCCTTCCCTTGTGAATATTTTATGAAGCACTATAATAATTTTTAGTAAGGTCATTCAGTTCCTGTTATAAACACGCTCTTTTAACTTCTTCAGGTATTGAAATTACGAATCATGCAACTGCAACACTAGAAGGCAATCAGATTTTTAACAACCGGTTTGGAGGCTTATTTCTAGCATCTGGTGTTAATGTAACGATGAAAGGTACATTGGAAATCTCACAAAATATCCTCTGATAATATGAAGTCATTTTCTTGTATTCACTTTAAAGACCTAAGGTAGTTTCAAAAGTCAaagcttccttaaaaaaaaagattagttgttactatttttatcctttttaattcttacttcagagacttgtgattttattggggTATTTCCTTCTACATAGATTATAATCTCTACACAGCATAGTATCTTTTTCAATGTTGGTGTAGCCAAAAACTTCACCACCCTTCAACTAATATGGTAATGAGCATTTCCACTGTTAACCAGACTGATGCTCAGATAACCATCTCTCACCAACACTCAAATCCAAGACTACATATATGTCAATGAAATAATTTCAACAGTAAGAATGCTAGGGAAACAGTAGAAAAGGCTGTTATTAAGTGGCATTTTGCTGAAATAGCTTAGAAGTGGGTCACCTTAATAAGCAACATGGTGGAACTTAGTGGAAATTTGTTACTTGTTTAAccaaaattcaaaaaaattttgaatagaTTTTTCTTCTATTGCAGATAACAAAATAATGAACAACCAAGATGCCATAGAAAAGGCTGTTAGTAGAGGCCAATGCTTATATAAAATATCAAGCTATACCAGCTATCCCATGCATGACTTCTACAGGTATTTCCAAATTATTTGTGGGTTCTGGAAGCAAAGTAATTTGAATTTCCTAGATTGGGTCCCTCACTCCAAATCTTCAGTGGGGTCATCAGTGCCCCCCCTCCCAACTGGACTAGAAAATTGTTCTTGCTCAACTTTGATCAACTGCAAGTACTCAAACAGGTCTTATCTGGTTTGGTTCTGTACTTAAATCAGTTCAGGCCCCCCATTCCCTCATGATGACTCTTTCTGTAGTGGACAGGAAGAGAATCTACAGTAAATTAAAAGTTGGTTCTTGTGTGCTGAGAGCCGTATCTTTGTATTTTCTGGATTAAAGATTTAGCCTGAAAATCAGTTTAGAGGAGTGCCACAGCTTACCCTGGAACACACATTGGagttttagaaaataaatgtCCCATCCACTCCTTCAGAGTTGATTAGAGCCAGTCAGTCAGATAACTCAGTGACAGAAGGTGAATCTAATTTCTCTGAATCCATGACTAATATGTACTTAACGCTTTCTAGATGCCATACTTGTAACACCACAGATCGTAACGCCATATGTGTGAACTGCATTAAGAAGTGCCATCAGGGACACGATGTAGAATTTATTAGACATGATAGGTACGTAAGCCTACTGTTATAGTATTTTGTTATTAGGATCTTTTTATTTATGTGCTGATGCTAACGGTGCTTTTGtcattttctaggtttttctgtgACTGTGGTGCTGGAACACTGTCTAACCCCTGTACATTAGCCGGAGAGCCTACACATGATACAGATACACTATATGACTCTGCTCCACCTATAGAATCTAATACGTTGCAGCACAATTGAATTCCTTCTCCAAGGAGAGTTCTGCCATTCTAACTTAAAACTATTAGAAACTTTTGGAGGACAATACTTGCCCATTTCTGCAGGAAGAGACTGTAAAATGGATGTGTAAGGTGTTGACACTATGAAGCTCAACCTACCAAAAAGAAAGTGGCAATATATTGACTCAGGATCACAGAACTGGGTGTTTTAGCATTACTGTGTAAAGACTTTTTGAAGGGACAGAAGTGAAGAAAATAAGCTGCAATTTTGTACAGATACCAACTTCTGTAAAGCTGGTGTTTTTACAACTGGCATTGAACGCAGTCCACTTTGCAGTAGTACTATTCAGTAGACAGGCAGCATTGTTGCTGCTTTTATGGACATGGGTACCAATTGCTTTTgtaatatggtaaaaaaaaatgtgagctaGCACTTCtgcatttttgatttttttaacatGTATTCAGATTGAGATATGATTTTAATGCTTTAATCTCATgtagtttgtttttaatttcaagCAAAATTGTACTTGAATGTGTCCCATTTTGTTAGCACACCTAGACTTGCTGTAACTGTACTCATGTCCCAGTATGTACGTTCTTTCTATGAAAGAGAAAACACTAATCTTAAATTATATCCAGCAATGTTTCTGGTATCCTTTAAGAAAGTTAGActattatttccttcccttccctgtcccaGCAGCAATCAAATCACCCCTAGAAAAAGTGAGTGTTTTAATGAGACTTCCTAGGAAGGGATGCACTGTAAAACAAAGTATTCTTGTAACTAATTTTGTGAAAGGTAAAAAGCTACTATGTTTTAAAGTACACTTTAGAAAGTCTCCTCAAAACAGTCCTGTATTTTAATCTGTTCATAGTTTTTTTTTGAACAGTCTAGATATAACTgctggaaattaaaacaatttcctGCTCTAATGAAGCTGAGACAAGTATATATACAGCCCTATACAGTTTCATagcttcccccttccccatttaTGTGTATTGGTGACAGTGGGTAATCAAACAGCCTGAAAGTATATGCATGTACCATAACATCTAGACTTAATATATTGTGAAGTATTCAATAACCATTATGTAGAGGGTAGATAAGAATTAAAAGGGTTTAATTTcctaggaaagaaaatggaaaaatggtcatttttaaaaaataaagtttattagaTCATAATGTTGTCTTGAATTTTACCACCTTTGTCAGAAATTGCTGAAGCTTATATTTCCTTGATCAAAGTCAACAACTTGCGAACAGCCTGGACATCTGCAGCTGAATTTTCAAGAGCAAAGCAAACTTCCCTAAAAACAAAGGGTTTACAAAACAAGGGTTAggttcttccatttttttctcgcAATCCTTATTTTCCCCCCATTATGTCTGTCCAAGTTCTTACTACGTGTACTCAAAAGAATATTAGTATATTTAACCTACCGAAACAGTCTCAATGATTGGGTcatcttttcaaattcttttgcttttctgtggCCTTTCTGAATAATCTCTTCAGGAAGACCAGCAAGTCTTGCTGCATTGAATCCATAGCTTTTAGGACAAGCACCTTTAGTAAATTTATAGAGGAAGGTAATGGTTTCCTGACTTGGGTCTTCACATTCATTTTCAACCATGCATGCCTGAAAGGATAATATTTATCATGACTTGACTATCTGTATTTTTGGAAGTACCAAGCTGTTTTCCCCAAATGTAAATCCCCTTTTAAGCAACAGTTACATACCATGTGTCCTAGGCACACAGCAACATTTTGGGAGTAATCCTCTACTAATGAATGGTAGTGTGTAGAAAATAAAGTACGACACTTTATGGTCTCGGCAAGTTCTTTTACAACTGCATTTGCTATAGCTGTACCATCAAAAGTTGCAGTGCCTCTACCTACAAGAATTAAGAAGGATCACAAACTATACTCTCTTTTGCTTAGTCTCCCCTCTCCACTTAAATCTTGTAATTTTTACCTAGTTCATCCATGAGCACCAAGGAATGTTCTGTTGCATGCTGCAGTATGCTGGCAGtctcattcatttcaacaaaaaagGTACTTTCACCTGACATGCAAAAATGTGAACAATGGTCATTCAGTAGGATCAAGGCCAAATTGAACAATTATAAGCTCGAGACATGTAGTGGTAATGTCCAAATTCTTACAATGAAACTGTTGCATTAAAGATAAGACCTATGAAGTCCAGCCTTTTACTTGATTTCAAGTAATTGCCATACAgtcctaattgttaggaagattccTTCTATAAGAAGGACTTGCCTGTAAATTCCTTTCCTTCAGAGCTTTAAAACCTATTTATACAACTCTGTGTGTATATTACACATATAACAAGGCAGACTGATTTAACAGATGGCCTCAGTTTTTCAGTGGCTAAAATCTAAAATCACAAAATGGATAGCTAAATAAGACAGACTAACTTACCTGACATTATTCTGTCTGAAGCACCTAATCTAGTGAACACTCTATCAACTGGGGTGAAACTACAAACTTCAGCAGGAACATAACAGCCCATCTGAGCCATTATAACCAACAGACCAGCCTatgaacattaaaaacaaaacaaaaaactcagtcATTATCCAAGAAACACAAATCTGTcaaatatttaactggaaaacATCATGGAACCTTCCAGACcacataattaaaaaaatgatttgcccTAGATCATAGAAGTAAACCTTTCAATTAAAACTCaaggtctcttgactcccaatACAATTCTCTTCTCAAATATTATGCTCCAAGGACTGAACTATGTGTTCTTCCCCAGCACCTTCTCAAAGAAAGTGATTCACCTAACCAAAATAGTCTCAATGCTTGGGTTATCTCAAATTCTTTGGCTTTTACTGGGACTAgaatttaggttaaaaaaaaaaacagctcttTTAATGATTATCCTCAACACTCATTTTAAGGCAGAGcctatttttcttaattttaatgaaACCACAGTAAAAACTGGAAATTATTAATTTACCATTGGTTGCTAAAAAAGGAAGTATATCAAaaagtgtgttcgtccttcattgccaaagaagaccacaccatcacagaaataatgacatgacttgcacttgactttgttttgagggagggagggctgtgcaggtcaccagcctcacttctcctccagagccatctgaatccagtgaccagatattcatcaagatgactggagatgactcaggatgaggcaattggggttaagtgacttgcccaaggtcacacaggtagtgaggtaagatctgaactcaggtcctcctgactcctgcactggtgctctatccactgcaccacctagctgcccatatcaAAAAGTATGCTCAAatgaaaacaccaaagaataaaACTGGAAATATTGTAGGTTGTTAATAATTAAAACAACCTTGTTTTTTAATTAGTATTCAGTGTGTACAGACTACTTTTAAAAGTAGGGGAGAGACTGTGTGCATAAGGGATCTCAGAATATTTTAATGACACATTGGAAAAATTGTCATTTAGTTGTTTCTGTCATGCCTGATTCTTTGAGACAAAATTTGAGGCTCAatatccttctccagtccattttaaaagtaagaaaactgaggcaaacagtaaaaTGATTTGTTGGTCAcaacagctagttaagtgtctgaagcaagatctaaaactctggtctttctgacttcaggtcctactgtgctacctagctgccctagaaaaatatttataaatttaccTGTCTCATGAGGGTTGATTTGCCCCCCATATTTGGTCCAGTAACCAGCACACAATAAGCATCCCAGGTACTATCTTCTGAATCTTCTTCCTTACATCCTATCATAATGTCATTAGGAATAAAGTTATcaccaaaaaaattatttgtaatgcATGGATGTCGAGATCCTTTTAGCTTTAAGAAGGGTTGAGCATCCTCATCTGGTACTAGGATTACTGGACGACACATATGACCATCACCACCTCGACTATAGTTAGCCAAGCATAGTAAGACatctattaaaaagaaagaaggtaaagGATCAGCTctaattaaaaatgattaaagaaacTAATACAGAAACAAGTTGAAGCTAGCAAAGACAATCTAAATCTAGTTTAGCCCCCTCATTTGAAAAGTTTTCATTTAATGACAGACATTTTGTATTACTAAAAGAAATACTTGAGAACACATAATTGACATGATTTCTAAAAAGagcaatataaattttattttcaagagTTTTTTGACATCATCTAACAACATAGTTTAACTTTAACTAGAGAGGGATGTTCCTTGAACCCAATAGCTCCCACGGAGAGGGCTCAAAAAACCATAGGGTTAGATTACTTCATCCAAAAAATTTGAGGGAGGGGAATCACCCTGAACTATGGAAAGAAGACTAAGGAATGTATGTTATTTCAATAACTTCTTACCTAAAATAATCACTGACACTTCatagagaagaaacaagaaatattagaaatattaaCTGATATGACAAAATGATCACTTCTTATAAgcaaatgaaacatttaaaaataaacagaatagaGGTTATGACCCGAATAAGAAGAAAATCTTCAACAATTACTTTGTAAAAGATAAAACAGTCCTTTGTAAAAGGACTATTGGTGAAACATGCCTTGCCTTTCAGTGCAGTTGATGGACTAGAGACATAGAATGAGACATGTCAAGCCTGACAATGGTGATGCTTTCCTTATCAAGAagtgacattttaatttttttaaatacttaaaagatTCAGCGACTGAGGAaagatttttaagagaaaaatattttaatatcatttaGAAGGccaaaaatgtagaaaatattgGTCTTAGTGTCAAGGAAGACCTGGTTTGGTTCCAGTCCTGTCTTTTGAGCCTTACTCTCTTAGACCTTTAGTCTAAGGATGCCtctgggctgcatattgacttataaAATCACATATTAATGTGATTTGTGTTTTACTGTAttcttatttgttaaatattacattttaatctgttttagaCTGCACAGCAGGATGCTGATGTAGCCAATAGGTTATAGCCTTAAGATTATTAATTTAGACTTGTCCGTCTACATTAGGTGTTTGCTATACAGATGAAATAAACAGGTCTGGACATTAAATAAGTCATTCCAAATCTAGCCAAATGTATACTCAATTTCTCAAGATtgagacaaatagaaaaaatgaggtagagaagaggaaaaattataaatttatacaGATAAGCATTCTTAAGATAGTTAACTGTATAAGACAACAAGGTTCTGGAGGTAGAAGAATGTTTAATGATCATATGAGTGGAGGTtgagtgtctaaggtcacatagctcattAAGACAGAGAGCTAGGACTAAAAGTCAGGTCTTGCAACTCCTGATCTAGCAGTCTTTTCATTACACCATGATCTGTTGACAGAAAAATAGTAAGGGGAAGACAAAAggcaaaataatgaagaaataattGCTCACTAAAAATTCCGATTTCATAATTCAAAGGATTTGGAGAAATGTGGGTCCATAACTCTCGAGAATAGAAAAGACTTAGAAAAGAATCTGCCTTTTGTTTGTTTCAAGTGCCCAATTTAGGTTAGTACAAATAAATTCTCCATGGTACTTGACACTACTATCATAGATGGAATACTTCCTCTATCTAGGAGAGGGATGCTATGCATTTGACAAAATCTACCAGTAGTACCTGTGAAGTTTAAATGATAGGTAGAAAGCAACTGCTAAGACTAAGGCTAGTTAAATATTAGTGTCACAGTGAATGATTGTATCAGacattagactgtgagcccctCAAAGTCATGAGCTGTCCTCTTGCTTTTTGTATCCATACAGctttaagcacagtgcctggtacacagtaggcacttaattgtcTGCTGACCAACAGTATCACAGATATTAACTTAGAAGACAGTAGTACTTCCCTAGGCCTGAAACAAAGAATTCACCAGTCTTACCAAACACAGCAATACATTCCACAGCAGTCTGCCAGTCCCTGTAATTTTTATCAAAATTAAAGAAGAGTCTCCTCATACAGTCCTTCAATGATGTATCTCTCCGCTCTTCAGCATTCATCAGATCAGCAAGCTTTTTCTCAATGTCCTTTGTCCAGTACCGTTTACAGCCCTTCTTGGTGGACTTTAGTTCATATTCCCCTGGCAAATCATGCAATGTGAAACTTTCTGGAATTTCCAATTGGTAGCGATTTTTGCCAACACCCCAATAGACTATGGATCTGCACCCAATTCGTTTGCGCTGTTTCTCTAAATAGTCTAAGAGGCTCTGCTCGTTGTCCTTGATGTCAACCAATGCTTGGTCATAATCAGAGTCAAATCCTGTTTTGGGAGTAATTATTCCAGTCTTTCGAGCTTTTTCATGGTCAAAGGCTGTATCCCATCGGTTCAATTCTGTGGTCAATTCAGGGAAACGACCCCCTGAATTTTGGGTCCGGAGTGTAATTACTTGCTTAAGGATTTTAGATTTGAAATTATCTACCACTTCTTCCATAATCCCAATAATTTTGCACATCACTTTGAATCCTTCCAAAGCGGACAAGAaatccacaattttttttttgctgtaagTGGTTTCTTCATACATTATAGCTCTGCTGTCTGGGTGCTTCTGACTCTTCAGTGGAGAGCCAACACTATGAATCTTGTTCAATAGTCTCTCAAGGTCTGGAAGTTTCTTCAGAAGGTCAACTACCTCACTAATTTTATCAGGTACAGCCATGAGATCTTCCACTGCATCTAAACGGTCATTGATTGAGTATGGGTTACAAAGTGGAGCACAGAGCCACTGTTTTAGGAGCCGCTTCCCAAAGGGAGTACAGCAAGTATCAATCCTCTCTAACAGTGTTCCCTCAGTGGAGCCATTTACTGCATTCTGGAGAATCTCCaggttgctcagggtcacagcaTCTAGCACCATTCGACAGTCTCTCTTAACAAAGATAGCACCAGGGTTCACAGCTTTCACCATATCAGCATCAACAGGAATATATTCTTCAAAGTTGGCCATGGACAAAAGCTCGTAATCTATAAGGCATTTTTTGAGGTAGAAGACACAACCACCCAGAGCAGACAATGCCAACTCACTCTTCTCATTAGGTGTTAAGCCAATGGTATCAGATTCTGATGTCATGCTTTTAAGCACAGAGGGTAACACCCCTCCATCAGCCACATTAAGCTTTTCTTTAAAGTATCCTTCTTCAAGAAGGGTTCTCAAGGTTTTAGCTGCATCCCAAAATTGGGAGCCTGGTGTCAGACTTTCCTGaatacaagaagataaagaaccCTTCAGGACCTTCCTTGTTTCAGCAGAGAGATTTCCTTTCTCAAACAGTATTTGTGCTGGAGTGTAATGTGCCACCAGAGTCCTAAATCGGGAGCAATGACGGTCATCTGAAAATTGACCCATGTAAAACTTGCCCACAGAGGTGTCAATAAAGCAAACACCATACAAACGCATGTGACCAgaagtttcttcctctttttctttgacACACAGCAGATATTTATTGTTACTTTCAGAAGGTTCACCATCAAGTGCACTGTAAGTCTGTGTTCCCTTGGTAATAATTCTGCATATCTCTCTCCGAACCACCCTGTCAAATCTGGATATGTGAGCTGACTTTCTGCAGCGAGCTTCCATCATCTCAGGGGTCTCTGTCTGCTCAACTCGAGCAACTTTGTAGCCCTTCTGAACTAAGGAATCTGAGTATCTACCAAATGCAATTTCTGGGAAACCTGAATGGGCCCAATTGCCTTTCATAAACACTAGCCCCAGCTCGTTGACTCCAATGATTGCATCCATGTGGTATAGCTCATAGAACTTTCCCACTTTATAGAAGATTACCAGGTCAAAGTTCTGAGACTTGATTTGCCACCACCTTCTCATTCCTGGAGTACAGGTGTTAAGGAAATCCTCAGGGACGTGGAGAGTGTTTGGGTCATAATCAGGATGATCTGGCCTCCTCCTGCATgcatctttcctttttccctcctttaaccATTCTAGTGTTTCATGGTACCACTGAGTAGAGCCACAGCTCCCATCACCACCTCCACTAACTTGGGCTTGGGACTCAAAGCTCTGTGGAGCAGAGAAAGCACTCAATGTGTTCTTAGTTTCTGAGGAAACACCTACTACTCGTTTGGGTGCATTAGGAGCACAACCTCCCAAGCTTTTCCTCTTGAGGGAGCTGTTTGCAGCCATTCCCCTCTTCCGTTTTGGGGCAGCTTTGACAGGACTGTC from Notamacropus eugenii isolate mMacEug1 chromosome 1, mMacEug1.pri_v2, whole genome shotgun sequence includes these protein-coding regions:
- the MSH6 gene encoding DNA mismatch repair protein Msh6, with amino-acid sequence MSRQSTLFSFFPKSPALCSNNKAAAIAADGSGAGAGASGASSARGDAARSQEAHPSPDPAAGPGPQGPSPHGPSPSPRPRPSSGVAPLPREIKLNGGPSRRATATPAPAPAPAAPPASSCDFSPGDLVWAKMEGYPWWPCLVYNHPTEGTFIRERGKTFRVHVQFFDDNPVRGWVNKRLVKPYTGSKCKEAQKGGPFYTAKPEILRAMQLADDAISIEKTKRLELAVCDEPSDPDEEMEVAVASASDNSGEDIESEEEVRPKRHMAKRSTARNKKRRVVSDSESDIGGSDVEFKPDTKEEGSSDEASSGMGESDSDVDSPVKAAPKRKRGMAANSSLKRKSLGGCAPNAPKRVVGVSSETKNTLSAFSAPQSFESQAQVSGGGDGSCGSTQWYHETLEWLKEGKRKDACRRRPDHPDYDPNTLHVPEDFLNTCTPGMRRWWQIKSQNFDLVIFYKVGKFYELYHMDAIIGVNELGLVFMKGNWAHSGFPEIAFGRYSDSLVQKGYKVARVEQTETPEMMEARCRKSAHISRFDRVVRREICRIITKGTQTYSALDGEPSESNNKYLLCVKEKEEETSGHMRLYGVCFIDTSVGKFYMGQFSDDRHCSRFRTLVAHYTPAQILFEKGNLSAETRKVLKGSLSSCIQESLTPGSQFWDAAKTLRTLLEEGYFKEKLNVADGGVLPSVLKSMTSESDTIGLTPNEKSELALSALGGCVFYLKKCLIDYELLSMANFEEYIPVDADMVKAVNPGAIFVKRDCRMVLDAVTLSNLEILQNAVNGSTEGTLLERIDTCCTPFGKRLLKQWLCAPLCNPYSINDRLDAVEDLMAVPDKISEVVDLLKKLPDLERLLNKIHSVGSPLKSQKHPDSRAIMYEETTYSKKKIVDFLSALEGFKVMCKIIGIMEEVVDNFKSKILKQVITLRTQNSGGRFPELTTELNRWDTAFDHEKARKTGIITPKTGFDSDYDQALVDIKDNEQSLLDYLEKQRKRIGCRSIVYWGVGKNRYQLEIPESFTLHDLPGEYELKSTKKGCKRYWTKDIEKKLADLMNAEERRDTSLKDCMRRLFFNFDKNYRDWQTAVECIAVFDVLLCLANYSRGGDGHMCRPVILVPDEDAQPFLKLKGSRHPCITNNFFGDNFIPNDIMIGCKEEDSEDSTWDAYCVLVTGPNMGGKSTLMRQAGLLVIMAQMGCYVPAEVCSFTPVDRVFTRLGASDRIMSGESTFFVEMNETASILQHATEHSLVLMDELGRGTATFDGTAIANAVVKELAETIKCRTLFSTHYHSLVEDYSQNVAVCLGHMACMVENECEDPSQETITFLYKFTKGACPKSYGFNAARLAGLPEEIIQKGHRKAKEFEKMTQSLRLFREVCFALENSAADVQAVRKLLTLIKEI